A genomic segment from Treponema sp. Marseille-Q3903 encodes:
- a CDS encoding UvrD-helicase domain-containing protein — translation MVSEKEYLDNILKEIDPVIKLDDDQRKVVLTDEDYCLVIAGAGAGKTTTVAAKVKCLVEKLNIKPEEILVVSFTNKAVEELRDKIKNQLHIDCPITTFHASGNAILHKQNDEKLNIVQNEKLYFILEDYFNESVLTNEKLVDDLVTFFASYCDAPADEIVDKAILFNKIASSSFTTLRSELGEYEKKIIPSGDKKYVTIQNEQLRSNEEVQIANFLYLNNIEYEYEPKYKFSIEGSIKPYTPDFIIKQGDKEAYIEHFGVTQDGYSNRYSKEELEKYQKAMKDKVALHKQHGTTLICTCSKYNDGRELTEHLREKLEDDGFILTPKDNKEVMKKISDQDGSRYVRKLINLVDRFIGNFKTNGYTVQQFDEWQLSANNVRTKLFLRICKECYLEYERYLNKHNAIDFSDMINKSAILLKESEAVRSQIKFKYIIVDEYQDISRQRFNLVEALHTNSNAKIIAVGDDWQSIYAFSGSDITLFTKFSEIMGYAELLSITKTYRNSQEVIDIAGNFIQKNSSQIRKSLKSPKTITDPVIIYTYDSKLKEKGSSARSGAIYNQAKAVEIAIEQILEYDKQAEKKSSSILLLGRFGFDGKNLERSGLFEYKDSSKVKCLKYPKLNIIFMTAHASKGLGYDNVIVINGKNETYGFPSKIEDDPVLNYVIKRDNTIDAAEERRLFYVAMTRTKNRVYFIAPEQNPSEFLLEIKNDYKNVVLKGEWNEEVSDQNKFKKSCPICGYPLQHKYKEAYGLHLWICTNEPEICDFMTNKLDAGKLAIMKCPDCDGYLIAKSGKSNNYFLACTNYTSDNKGCNKKIWKTDYYKIMGYKE, via the coding sequence ATGGTTTCTGAAAAAGAATATCTTGATAATATTCTTAAAGAAATTGATCCAGTTATTAAACTTGATGATGACCAGAGAAAAGTAGTTCTTACTGATGAAGATTACTGTCTTGTAATTGCTGGTGCAGGTGCAGGAAAGACAACAACAGTTGCTGCTAAAGTAAAGTGTCTTGTTGAAAAGCTGAATATAAAGCCAGAAGAGATTTTAGTAGTTTCATTTACAAATAAAGCTGTAGAAGAATTACGTGACAAGATCAAAAATCAACTTCATATTGATTGTCCTATAACAACATTTCATGCATCTGGAAATGCAATTCTTCATAAACAGAATGATGAAAAACTAAATATAGTTCAGAATGAAAAATTATATTTTATTCTTGAAGATTACTTTAATGAATCTGTACTTACAAATGAAAAGCTTGTAGATGATCTTGTAACTTTTTTTGCTTCTTATTGTGATGCACCTGCTGACGAAATAGTTGATAAAGCCATCTTGTTTAATAAGATAGCATCATCTTCATTTACAACTTTACGAAGTGAACTTGGGGAATATGAAAAGAAAATTATTCCATCTGGTGATAAAAAATATGTAACAATTCAAAATGAACAATTACGTTCAAATGAAGAAGTTCAAATTGCAAACTTTTTGTATCTGAATAATATTGAATATGAATATGAACCAAAATATAAATTTAGTATTGAAGGTTCTATAAAGCCTTACACACCTGATTTTATTATTAAGCAGGGTGATAAAGAAGCATATATTGAACACTTTGGTGTAACTCAAGATGGCTATAGTAACAGATATTCAAAAGAAGAATTAGAGAAATATCAGAAAGCTATGAAAGATAAAGTTGCTCTTCATAAGCAGCATGGGACCACCTTAATTTGTACTTGTTCAAAATATAATGATGGACGAGAACTAACAGAACATTTAAGAGAAAAGCTTGAAGATGATGGCTTTATATTAACTCCAAAAGATAATAAAGAAGTTATGAAAAAGATTTCTGACCAGGATGGTAGCCGATATGTCAGAAAGCTTATAAATCTTGTTGATAGATTCATTGGGAATTTTAAGACTAATGGATATACAGTTCAACAATTTGATGAATGGCAGTTATCTGCAAACAACGTAAGAACTAAACTATTTCTTCGTATATGTAAAGAATGTTATCTTGAATATGAACGTTATTTGAATAAACACAATGCTATTGATTTTTCTGACATGATTAATAAATCTGCAATTTTATTAAAAGAATCAGAAGCTGTAAGAAGTCAGATTAAATTTAAATATATTATTGTTGATGAATATCAGGATATTTCTAGACAGCGATTCAATTTGGTTGAAGCATTACATACTAATTCAAATGCAAAAATTATTGCTGTAGGTGATGATTGGCAATCTATTTATGCTTTTAGTGGTTCTGATATAACATTATTTACAAAGTTCTCTGAAATAATGGGATATGCAGAATTACTTTCGATTACAAAAACTTATCGTAACTCACAGGAAGTAATTGATATTGCCGGTAACTTTATTCAGAAGAATTCATCTCAGATTCGAAAGTCTTTGAAATCCCCAAAAACAATAACTGATCCTGTTATTATTTATACTTATGATTCTAAACTAAAAGAAAAGGGTTCTTCTGCAAGAAGTGGAGCAATATACAATCAGGCGAAAGCAGTTGAAATAGCTATTGAACAAATACTAGAATATGACAAACAAGCTGAAAAGAAATCTTCTTCTATTTTGTTACTAGGCCGATTCGGCTTTGATGGTAAGAATCTGGAACGTTCAGGACTTTTTGAATACAAAGATAGTAGTAAAGTAAAATGCCTAAAATACCCAAAGTTGAATATTATCTTTATGACAGCTCATGCATCTAAAGGTCTTGGATATGATAATGTTATCGTTATAAATGGTAAAAATGAAACTTACGGTTTCCCTTCAAAAATCGAAGATGATCCAGTTTTGAATTATGTAATTAAGCGTGATAATACAATTGATGCTGCGGAAGAAAGACGTCTGTTTTATGTTGCAATGACAAGAACAAAAAACAGAGTTTATTTTATTGCTCCGGAACAGAACCCTTCTGAATTTTTACTTGAAATTAAAAATGATTATAAGAATGTTGTCCTAAAAGGTGAATGGAACGAAGAAGTTTCTGATCAGAATAAATTCAAGAAATCATGTCCGATTTGTGGATATCCACTACAACATAAGTATAAAGAGGCTTATGGACTTCATCTTTGGATTTGTACTAATGAACCGGAAATCTGTGATTTTATGACAAATAAACTTGATGCTGGAAAATTGGCAATTATGAAGTGTCCTGATTGTGACGGATATTTAATTGCAAAATCTGGTAAATCAAATAACTATTTCTTGGCTTGTACAAATTATACAAGTGACAACAAAGGTTGTAATAAGAAAATATGGAAAACAGATTATTATAAAATAATGGGATATAAGGAATAA